The Peribacillus simplex genome contains a region encoding:
- the glyQ gene encoding glycine--tRNA ligase subunit alpha translates to MNIQNMILTLQKHWSEQGCILMNAYDVEKGAGTMSPYTFLRAIGPEPWSVAYVEPSRRPADGRYGENPNRLYQHHQFQVIMKPSPDNIQELYLDSLRALGINPLEHDIRFVEDNWENPSLGCAGLGWEVWLDGMEITQFTYFQQVGGLECKPVSVEITYGIERLASYIQDKENVFDLEWTDGFTVRDIFGQPEYEHSKYTFETSDLDMLFQLFSMYEKEAHRQMEEGLVHPAYDYVLKCSHTFNLLDAKGAISVTERTGYIARCRNLARKVAKTFYEEREKLGFPILKVKGENTNEQA, encoded by the coding sequence ATGAATATTCAAAATATGATTTTAACGTTACAAAAGCATTGGTCTGAACAAGGCTGCATATTGATGAATGCTTATGATGTAGAGAAAGGGGCAGGAACGATGAGCCCATACACGTTCCTTAGAGCCATTGGACCTGAGCCTTGGAGCGTTGCTTACGTCGAGCCTTCCCGCCGTCCTGCTGACGGCCGTTATGGCGAGAACCCTAATCGACTGTATCAGCATCATCAGTTCCAAGTGATCATGAAGCCGTCGCCTGACAATATCCAAGAGTTATATTTGGATTCATTACGCGCTTTAGGGATAAATCCGCTTGAGCATGATATTCGCTTTGTGGAGGACAACTGGGAAAATCCATCACTAGGGTGTGCTGGTCTAGGTTGGGAAGTATGGCTTGATGGAATGGAAATCACTCAATTTACCTATTTCCAACAAGTGGGCGGCCTTGAGTGTAAGCCGGTTTCCGTGGAAATTACATACGGGATCGAACGTCTCGCATCTTACATTCAAGATAAGGAAAACGTATTTGACCTAGAATGGACAGATGGATTCACGGTTCGGGATATATTTGGTCAGCCGGAATACGAACATTCGAAATATACGTTCGAAACCTCCGACCTTGATATGCTGTTTCAGCTTTTCTCGATGTATGAAAAGGAAGCGCATCGCCAAATGGAAGAAGGACTTGTACATCCTGCATATGACTATGTTTTGAAATGTTCACATACATTTAACCTTTTGGATGCCAAAGGTGCCATCTCGGTGACAGAAAGAACGGGTTATATTGCCCGGTGCCGTAACTTAGCGCGTAAGGTTGCCAAAACCTTCTATGAAGAGCGGGAAAAATTAGGCTTCCCGATCCTGAAAGTGAAAGGGGAGAATACAAATGAGCAAGCGTGA
- a CDS encoding diacylglycerol kinase family protein, whose translation MDFQEKDKKRYPLLKSFSFACQGILEAVRTERNIKIHFALTAIVVFFGWYFSLNGMEWLFILAAIAGTITLELVNSAIERVVDLVTDQIHPLAKQAKDIAAGAVFIYAIFSIIVGLIIFLPKFGL comes from the coding sequence ATGGACTTTCAAGAGAAGGATAAAAAAAGGTATCCTTTATTAAAAAGTTTCTCTTTTGCCTGTCAGGGTATTTTGGAGGCTGTTCGGACTGAACGCAATATCAAGATTCATTTCGCGTTAACGGCAATCGTCGTATTCTTTGGCTGGTATTTCTCATTGAATGGGATGGAGTGGCTTTTCATCTTGGCGGCAATAGCCGGTACGATTACGTTGGAGCTCGTTAATTCAGCGATTGAAAGGGTAGTGGACCTGGTAACGGATCAAATCCATCCGCTTGCCAAGCAGGCAAAAGATATTGCAGCCGGAGCTGTATTCATATATGCTATATTTTCTATAATAGTTGGATTGATTATCTTTTTGCCCAAGTTTGGCCTGTAG
- the glyS gene encoding glycine--tRNA ligase subunit beta, translated as MSKRDLLLEIGLEELPARFVTASMKQLSDKVQQWLTGKAIEFGTVEAFSTPRRLAVLVKDVEESQKDIEEEAKGPAKKIALDGEGNWSKAALGFVRGQGMTSEDIYFKEIKGVEYVHVNKFIKGQQTVKLLSELQDIISGMTFPKNMRWANQELRFVRPIKWLIALFGNDIVPFSIADVETGRETKGHRFLGDSASIELPELYEHTLKEQFVMADPDKRRQVILDQIKELEQEKGWIIPVDEDLLEEVNNLVEYPTVLFGHFEEEFLELPAEVLITSMKEHQRYFPVKDKDGKLLAYFVTVRNGDDRHLDKVSKGNEKVLRARLSDAAFFYKEDQKKEISDALKKLDSIVYHEEIGTLAEKTARVTAVTGALADALNLSAEKEMALRTAAIAKFDLVSHMVYEFPELQGYMGEKYALLKGEAKEVAAAINEHYMPRHADDNIPPSVIGAVVSLAEKIDTLSSFFAIGVIPTGSQDPYALRRQASGVVQILAEKKWNISLEELIVLGLKGLESKGILKRDLEEVKADMFTFFKARVKHLLQEQQIRYDLIDAVLFNEIGYIHSIVERAHVLNAKKDEAGFKESLEALSRVMNIAVKCDNKVTVDPSTFENDQENALYVKYQKVAMRYMESNDENERFEQLVSLQTEIESYFENTMVMAEDEAIRNNRLSLMKEISDLIAGFAAMNKIILT; from the coding sequence ATGAGCAAGCGTGATTTGTTATTGGAAATTGGATTGGAAGAGCTGCCTGCCCGTTTTGTGACAGCATCAATGAAACAGTTGTCAGATAAAGTACAGCAATGGCTAACGGGAAAAGCGATTGAATTCGGAACGGTTGAAGCTTTTTCCACACCAAGACGTTTAGCCGTATTGGTGAAAGATGTGGAAGAATCGCAAAAGGATATCGAAGAAGAAGCTAAAGGCCCTGCCAAGAAAATCGCTTTGGACGGAGAAGGCAATTGGTCTAAAGCCGCATTGGGATTCGTCAGGGGTCAAGGGATGACTTCAGAGGATATTTACTTTAAAGAAATCAAGGGTGTAGAATATGTCCATGTGAATAAATTCATAAAAGGACAGCAGACCGTTAAGCTTTTATCCGAGCTGCAGGATATCATCAGCGGCATGACGTTCCCAAAAAATATGCGTTGGGCCAATCAGGAGCTTCGCTTCGTCCGTCCGATTAAATGGCTGATTGCTTTATTCGGCAATGACATAGTGCCATTCAGCATTGCTGATGTGGAAACGGGCCGTGAAACAAAAGGACACCGCTTCTTGGGCGATAGCGCAAGCATCGAGCTGCCGGAACTGTACGAACATACGCTAAAAGAACAATTTGTAATGGCTGATCCAGATAAACGCCGACAAGTTATATTGGATCAGATTAAAGAGCTTGAGCAGGAGAAAGGCTGGATCATCCCAGTCGATGAAGATCTGCTTGAAGAAGTCAATAATTTGGTAGAGTATCCAACGGTGTTATTTGGACATTTTGAAGAAGAATTCCTAGAGCTTCCTGCTGAGGTACTTATCACATCAATGAAGGAACACCAACGTTATTTCCCTGTTAAAGATAAGGACGGGAAACTGCTTGCTTACTTTGTAACCGTGCGTAATGGCGATGACCGCCATTTGGATAAGGTTTCTAAAGGTAATGAAAAAGTACTGCGTGCCCGCTTATCGGATGCAGCATTCTTCTATAAAGAAGATCAGAAAAAAGAGATTTCGGATGCTTTGAAAAAGCTTGACAGCATCGTTTATCATGAAGAAATTGGCACATTAGCCGAGAAAACTGCCAGGGTAACTGCAGTGACCGGTGCCCTTGCGGATGCTTTGAATTTAAGTGCGGAAAAAGAAATGGCGCTTCGTACGGCGGCAATTGCCAAGTTCGATTTGGTGAGTCATATGGTTTATGAATTCCCGGAATTGCAAGGGTATATGGGTGAAAAATATGCTCTCTTAAAAGGGGAAGCCAAAGAAGTGGCCGCGGCTATCAATGAACATTATATGCCAAGACATGCCGATGACAATATACCGCCTTCAGTCATTGGAGCGGTTGTGAGTTTAGCTGAAAAAATTGATACTTTGTCTTCATTCTTCGCTATTGGTGTCATTCCGACAGGTTCCCAGGATCCTTACGCATTGAGAAGGCAGGCGAGCGGGGTCGTCCAAATTCTAGCTGAGAAGAAATGGAACATTTCTTTAGAGGAGCTTATTGTTTTAGGCCTTAAAGGACTGGAATCAAAGGGCATCTTAAAACGTGATCTTGAAGAAGTTAAAGCGGATATGTTCACATTCTTTAAAGCCCGTGTCAAACACCTGCTTCAAGAACAGCAAATCCGTTACGATTTGATCGATGCAGTTCTGTTCAATGAGATCGGCTATATCCACTCAATCGTGGAACGTGCACATGTCTTGAATGCGAAAAAAGACGAAGCTGGCTTTAAAGAAAGCCTTGAAGCTTTAAGTCGGGTCATGAACATTGCCGTGAAATGTGACAATAAGGTGACAGTCGACCCTAGCACCTTTGAAAATGATCAAGAAAATGCGTTATACGTAAAATATCAAAAAGTGGCAATGCGTTATATGGAATCCAATGATGAGAATGAGCGGTTTGAACAGCTTGTTTCGCTTCAAACGGAAATAGAGTCATATTTCGAGAATACGATGGTCATGGCAGAGGATGAAGCAATCCGCAATAACCGTTTATCCTTAATGAAGGAAATCAGTGATTTGATTGCAGGTTTTGCTGCCATGAATAAGATCATCCTTACATGA
- a CDS encoding helix-turn-helix transcriptional regulator: protein MVIIIQLNKRQEQILQIVKENGPITGEHIADRLNLTRATLRPDLAILTMAGFLDARPRVGYFYTGRSGTQLLTDSLNHLYVRDYQSIPVVVDEGISVYDAIVMMFLEDVGTMFVVDKHALLVGVLSRKDLLRASIGKQELNSIPVNIIMTRMPNITMCSKEDLLIDVAKKLIDKQIDSLPVVKDTEKGYEVIGRITKTNITKAFVALADEGY, encoded by the coding sequence GTGGTGATTATAATCCAATTGAATAAGCGTCAGGAACAAATTTTACAAATCGTAAAAGAAAACGGACCGATTACTGGAGAACATATTGCGGATAGATTGAACCTTACCAGGGCGACACTTCGTCCAGATCTAGCGATTTTAACGATGGCAGGTTTTCTTGATGCCAGGCCCCGAGTGGGGTATTTCTATACAGGCAGGTCAGGGACACAGCTTTTGACAGATAGCCTCAACCATCTTTATGTACGTGACTACCAATCGATACCTGTCGTTGTTGACGAGGGCATTTCCGTATATGATGCAATAGTCATGATGTTTTTGGAAGATGTCGGAACAATGTTCGTCGTCGATAAGCATGCATTGCTTGTCGGTGTCTTATCAAGGAAAGACTTGTTGCGTGCAAGTATTGGGAAACAAGAGCTTAACTCCATTCCAGTCAACATCATCATGACTAGGATGCCAAATATTACAATGTGTTCAAAAGAAGACCTTTTGATTGATGTTGCCAAAAAATTGATTGATAAACAAATCGACTCATTACCGGTCGTCAAAGACACAGAAAAAGGCTATGAAGTAATTGGAAGGATTACAAAAACCAATATTACGAAAGCATTCGTAGCTTTGGCTGATGAAGGCTATTAG
- the dnaG gene encoding DNA primase, with the protein MNGRIEDEKINQIREAVDIVDLIGEYVQLKKQGRNYFGLCPFHGENSPSFSVSTEKQIFHCFGCGAGGNIFTFLMDIEGYSFVESAKVLAEKGNVPLDVEINKDSNRSNMPAGSQQMIEAHDLLRKFYHHLLVNTKEGQDALEYLLKRGFTEETIEKFQIGYSLDSWDFVSKFLLKRGFPAEYMEQAGLIIYREKDESYFDRFRNRVMFPIMDHQGNTIAFSGRAMGDDEPKYLNSPETPIFNKSKTLYNFHHARPHIRKKEQAVIFEGFADCISAVGAGVENAVATMGTALTDQHIQLLKRNTDQILICYDSDSAGLNAANRAVDMLQNHEFSVKVALMPDNLDPDDYIKEFGEKSFVSEVIGASLTYMAFKMHYLRRGKNVNNEGDRIQYIEEVLKEISRLLNAVERDHYLRQLSSEFSLSLDALEQQQRQVFFTERKKGTLPQPAAPKKMALQYEHKLKPAHHNAETKLIAHMLKSREMTFKIQQLLGQTVFHVDEHQAIITYLYAFYEDGHEPDTSFFLTYLPDPNLRRIVSEIEMMSVNEEVTDKELTDCINQVLKYEKLLKIKEKQVEEKDAVRRSDYVTAAQIAMEIIKLRKML; encoded by the coding sequence ATAAATGGCCGTATAGAAGATGAGAAAATTAATCAAATTCGTGAAGCTGTTGACATTGTTGATTTAATTGGGGAGTATGTCCAGCTGAAGAAGCAGGGGCGCAATTACTTTGGCTTATGTCCTTTTCATGGTGAAAACTCGCCCTCGTTTTCCGTTTCAACGGAAAAGCAAATCTTTCACTGTTTTGGTTGCGGGGCAGGCGGAAATATTTTTACCTTTTTGATGGATATAGAAGGCTACAGCTTTGTGGAATCTGCAAAAGTTTTAGCTGAAAAAGGAAATGTTCCTTTGGATGTTGAAATCAATAAGGATTCCAATCGATCTAACATGCCGGCAGGCTCTCAGCAAATGATTGAAGCCCATGACCTGCTGAGGAAGTTTTATCATCATCTCCTCGTCAATACGAAAGAGGGGCAGGATGCTCTCGAATATCTACTTAAACGCGGGTTTACTGAAGAGACAATAGAAAAGTTCCAAATTGGCTACTCTTTGGATTCATGGGACTTCGTGTCCAAATTCCTTTTAAAACGCGGGTTTCCAGCGGAATACATGGAGCAGGCAGGGCTTATTATTTACAGGGAAAAAGACGAGTCATATTTTGACCGTTTCAGAAATAGAGTCATGTTTCCAATTATGGATCATCAAGGAAATACGATTGCGTTTTCAGGAAGAGCGATGGGGGACGATGAGCCCAAATATTTGAATAGTCCTGAAACGCCAATCTTTAATAAAAGTAAAACTCTATATAATTTCCATCATGCAAGACCACACATACGAAAGAAAGAACAAGCAGTCATTTTTGAAGGCTTTGCCGATTGCATTTCAGCAGTTGGCGCAGGTGTGGAGAATGCGGTCGCTACAATGGGTACTGCCCTGACGGACCAGCATATCCAGCTTTTAAAAAGAAATACTGACCAGATACTTATTTGCTACGATTCGGACTCTGCGGGATTGAACGCTGCCAATCGTGCAGTTGATATGTTACAGAACCATGAGTTTTCCGTGAAAGTCGCTCTCATGCCTGATAACTTGGACCCCGATGACTACATAAAGGAATTCGGTGAAAAAAGCTTTGTTTCTGAAGTAATAGGGGCCAGTTTAACCTACATGGCATTCAAAATGCATTATTTGCGTCGAGGGAAAAATGTAAATAATGAAGGAGATCGAATTCAATATATCGAAGAAGTCCTTAAAGAAATTTCGCGATTGCTCAATGCAGTGGAGAGGGATCATTATCTCCGGCAGCTATCCTCTGAATTTTCCCTTTCATTGGATGCGCTGGAACAGCAGCAGCGTCAGGTGTTCTTTACGGAACGCAAGAAAGGGACACTGCCGCAGCCAGCGGCTCCAAAGAAAATGGCCCTGCAATATGAGCATAAGTTAAAGCCTGCTCACCATAATGCTGAAACGAAGTTGATTGCCCATATGCTAAAAAGCAGGGAGATGACTTTCAAAATTCAGCAGTTGCTTGGGCAAACGGTCTTTCATGTAGATGAACATCAGGCAATCATCACCTATTTATATGCGTTCTATGAAGATGGACACGAACCGGATACAAGCTTTTTCCTTACTTATTTACCGGATCCAAACTTGAGAAGGATCGTTTCGGAAATAGAAATGATGTCAGTGAATGAGGAAGTTACAGATAAAGAACTGACCGATTGTATAAATCAAGTGTTGAAATATGAAAAGTTGTTAAAGATAAAAGAAAAACAAGTTGAAGAAAAAGATGCAGTTAGACGAAGTGATTATGTCACTGCTGCACAAATTGCCATGGAAATCATTAAATTGCGTAAAATGTTGTAG
- the recO gene encoding DNA repair protein RecO, whose amino-acid sequence MLQKCEGIVIRRTAYGENNKIITIYTRELGKIGVMARGASKPNSRLSAVTQLFCSGYFLVTTSTGLGSLQQGEMVDSLRFIREDLFATAYASYIVELLDKSVEDKKPNPYLYELLSQTLHYINEEYDAEVLTFIFEMKMLPVNGINPVLNQCAVCGETEGEFSFSLREAGFICHRCLGKDPYHYKISPAAVKLLRIFYYFDLSRLGNISVKPETKKELRKIIDAYYEEYSGLHLKSKKFLKQIDTMKDMF is encoded by the coding sequence ATGCTCCAAAAATGTGAGGGCATTGTCATAAGGCGAACTGCATATGGAGAAAATAACAAAATCATTACTATATATACCCGCGAGCTAGGAAAAATAGGCGTTATGGCTAGAGGAGCCAGTAAACCTAACAGCAGGCTTTCAGCCGTCACACAGCTTTTTTGCTCCGGGTATTTTCTTGTAACCACATCAACGGGACTCGGTAGTCTTCAGCAAGGCGAAATGGTCGATTCACTTCGTTTCATAAGGGAGGATCTTTTTGCCACTGCTTATGCTTCATATATTGTTGAATTGCTTGATAAAAGCGTCGAGGATAAGAAACCGAATCCATATTTGTATGAATTGCTTTCGCAAACCTTGCATTACATAAACGAGGAATATGACGCAGAGGTTTTGACATTCATTTTTGAAATGAAGATGCTGCCCGTCAATGGGATTAACCCTGTACTGAATCAGTGTGCTGTATGTGGTGAAACGGAAGGGGAATTCTCCTTCTCGCTTCGGGAAGCGGGCTTTATCTGTCACCGCTGTCTGGGGAAAGACCCTTATCATTATAAAATTTCACCTGCAGCCGTCAAATTGCTTCGAATCTTTTATTATTTCGATTTATCAAGGCTCGGAAACATTTCCGTAAAGCCTGAAACGAAAAAAGAACTTCGGAAGATCATCGATGCATATTATGAGGAATATTCCGGTCTGCATTTGAAATCAAAAAAGTTCCTGAAACAGATTGATACGATGAAAGATATGTTTTAG
- the rpoD gene encoding RNA polymerase sigma factor RpoD produces MAEKPARSKQVDNEFSLEQVKEKLLELGKKRGSLTLEKIAEMIGGFELDSDQMDEFYEVLAENGVEILTDGEEDEDEDDPDEKKLAKEEEFDLNDLSVPPGVKINDPVRMYLKEIGRVDLLSAEEEISLATRIEDGDEEAKRRLAEANLRLVVSIAKRYVGRGMLFLDLIQEGNMGLIKAVEKFDYRKGFKFSTYATWWIRQAITRAIADQARTIRIPVHMVETINKLIRVQRQLLQDLGREPSPEEIAEDMDLTPEKVREILKIAQEPVSLETPIGEEDDSHLGDFIEDQDATSPSEHAAYELLKEQLEDVLDTLTDREENVLRLRFGLDDGRTRTLEEVGKVFGVTRERIRQIEAKALRKLRHPSRSKRLKDFLE; encoded by the coding sequence ATGGCTGAAAAACCAGCACGTTCCAAACAAGTTGATAATGAATTTAGCCTTGAACAGGTGAAAGAAAAATTACTAGAGCTAGGTAAAAAACGGGGCTCTTTGACTTTAGAAAAAATTGCTGAAATGATTGGCGGTTTTGAGTTGGATTCCGATCAAATGGATGAGTTCTATGAGGTGTTAGCCGAAAACGGCGTCGAAATACTCACTGATGGTGAGGAAGACGAAGATGAAGACGATCCAGATGAGAAGAAACTTGCAAAAGAAGAAGAGTTTGACTTAAATGATTTAAGTGTTCCTCCTGGCGTTAAAATTAATGACCCAGTACGCATGTATTTAAAGGAAATTGGTCGGGTCGACCTTTTATCGGCAGAAGAGGAAATATCTCTGGCGACGAGAATTGAAGATGGAGATGAAGAAGCGAAACGCCGTTTGGCAGAAGCTAACCTTCGTCTTGTTGTCAGTATCGCCAAGCGCTATGTAGGACGCGGAATGCTTTTCCTTGATTTGATTCAGGAAGGTAATATGGGACTTATCAAAGCAGTGGAAAAATTTGATTACCGTAAGGGATTCAAATTCAGTACGTATGCAACATGGTGGATTCGCCAAGCGATAACCCGTGCCATTGCCGACCAAGCAAGAACGATCCGGATACCGGTGCATATGGTGGAAACCATCAATAAATTGATCCGTGTTCAAAGACAGCTTCTTCAGGATTTAGGACGTGAACCTTCTCCGGAAGAAATTGCGGAGGATATGGACTTAACTCCTGAAAAAGTTCGTGAAATCTTGAAAATAGCACAGGAGCCTGTTTCATTGGAAACGCCAATAGGTGAAGAAGACGATTCACATTTAGGTGATTTCATTGAAGATCAGGATGCGACTTCCCCATCGGAACATGCAGCATATGAACTTTTGAAAGAACAGCTTGAAGACGTATTGGATACTCTTACTGACCGTGAAGAGAACGTCTTGAGACTCCGCTTTGGCCTTGATGATGGCCGCACCCGCACTCTTGAAGAGGTAGGTAAGGTGTTTGGGGTCACCCGCGAGCGTATCCGTCAAATCGAAGCGAAGGCGCTACGTAAACTGAGACATCCAAGCCGCAGCAAACGCTTGAAAGATTTCCTGGAATAG
- the era gene encoding GTPase Era, translating into MDKLFDDKQVKDYKSGFISIIGRPNVGKSTFLNRVIGQKIAIMSDKPQTTRNKVQGVLTQNDSQMIFIDTPGIHKPKHKLGDFMMKVATNTLKEVDLILFMINATEGYGRGDEFIIEKLQSVKTPVFLVVNKIDAMHPDDLLPIIEKYQQLYPFAAVVPISALEGNNVDTLLEQIKEHLPEGPQFYPADQVTDHPERFIISELVREKVLHLTREEIPHSVAVVIDSIKKMDNSDTINVMATIVVERDSQKGIVIGKQGKMLKEVGSRARVDIENLLGSKVFLELWVKVQKDWRNKASQLRDYGFNESEY; encoded by the coding sequence ATGGATAAACTATTTGATGATAAACAAGTAAAAGATTACAAATCAGGTTTCATTTCGATTATTGGACGACCTAATGTTGGAAAGAGTACATTTCTGAATCGGGTCATCGGTCAAAAGATCGCCATTATGAGCGATAAACCGCAAACTACAAGAAATAAGGTCCAGGGTGTACTTACGCAAAACGATTCACAAATGATTTTCATCGATACACCCGGCATTCATAAACCAAAGCATAAGCTTGGTGACTTCATGATGAAAGTGGCAACGAATACATTGAAGGAAGTCGATTTGATTCTCTTCATGATCAATGCGACTGAAGGATACGGACGGGGTGACGAGTTTATCATCGAAAAACTTCAATCCGTAAAAACGCCAGTTTTCCTTGTTGTAAACAAAATCGATGCGATGCATCCAGATGATTTACTTCCGATCATTGAAAAATACCAACAGCTTTACCCTTTTGCGGCGGTCGTTCCGATTTCTGCGCTTGAAGGAAATAATGTTGATACACTGCTTGAACAAATCAAGGAACATCTGCCAGAAGGTCCCCAGTTTTATCCAGCTGACCAAGTGACGGACCACCCGGAACGTTTTATCATTTCCGAATTGGTCCGCGAGAAGGTACTGCACCTGACACGTGAAGAAATTCCGCATTCAGTGGCTGTTGTCATCGATTCAATTAAAAAAATGGACAACAGTGACACCATTAATGTCATGGCGACAATCGTTGTGGAACGTGATTCACAAAAAGGCATCGTCATCGGAAAGCAAGGGAAAATGCTTAAAGAAGTCGGTAGCCGTGCCAGGGTGGATATCGAAAACTTATTGGGCTCGAAAGTTTTCTTGGAACTATGGGTGAAGGTGCAGAAGGATTGGCGGAACAAAGCAAGCCAGCTTCGCGATTATGGCTTCAATGAGAGCGAGTATTAA
- a CDS encoding cytidine deaminase: MNTKELIEEAKKARDKAYVPYSKFKVGAALLTADGKVYHGCNIENAAYSMCNCAERTALFSAYAHNDKKFTKLAVVADTDGPVSPCGACRQVISELCEKDMPVVLTNLHGDIKELTVQELLPGAFSPEDLNG, encoded by the coding sequence TTGAATACAAAAGAATTGATTGAGGAAGCTAAAAAAGCAAGGGATAAAGCTTATGTGCCTTACTCCAAATTTAAGGTGGGGGCAGCCCTTTTAACCGCAGATGGAAAAGTCTATCATGGTTGTAATATAGAAAATGCTGCATACAGCATGTGTAACTGTGCCGAAAGGACAGCTTTATTCAGCGCTTATGCCCATAATGATAAAAAATTCACTAAACTTGCAGTCGTGGCGGATACCGATGGTCCCGTTTCCCCATGCGGGGCATGCAGGCAGGTTATTTCGGAACTGTGTGAAAAGGATATGCCGGTCGTTTTGACCAACTTACATGGGGATATAAAAGAACTAACAGTACAGGAATTGCTTCCAGGAGCTTTTTCACCGGAGGATTTAAATGGATAA
- a CDS encoding YqzL family protein: MLDFTWELFTETGNVDTYLLFKEIEVERQERHLGLNDELAEIDFPVS; encoded by the coding sequence ATGTTGGATTTTACCTGGGAGTTATTTACTGAAACGGGTAATGTGGACACCTATTTGCTGTTTAAGGAGATAGAAGTCGAGAGACAGGAAAGACACTTGGGATTGAATGATGAGCTAGCAGAAATTGATTTTCCTGTTTCATAG
- a CDS encoding pyruvate, water dikinase regulatory protein → MTENMNGSIIYVVSDSVGETAELVTKAAASQFSGSAFSIKRIPYIEDEQNVDEVISLAKLDGAIIAYTLVKPAIRAYMKAQVEKENLSAYDILGPLMDILQERAPKGPLNEPGLVRKLDDDYFKRVEAIEFAVKYDDGRDPRGILRADIVLVGVSRTSKTPLSQYLAHKRYKVANVPLVPEVEPPEELFLVPPEKCIGLKISPEKLNHIRKERLKSLGLNDHAIYANVERIKEELTYFDTIISRLNCPIIDVTNKAVEETANLIINILQNKNR, encoded by the coding sequence ATGACGGAGAATATGAACGGTTCTATTATATATGTTGTATCGGATTCAGTAGGGGAAACAGCGGAATTGGTTACAAAAGCCGCTGCAAGCCAGTTTTCGGGATCTGCTTTTTCCATAAAGCGAATTCCGTATATTGAAGATGAACAAAACGTGGATGAAGTGATATCATTGGCCAAGCTGGACGGGGCGATCATTGCTTATACTCTTGTCAAGCCAGCCATTAGAGCGTATATGAAAGCACAGGTCGAGAAAGAAAACCTGTCTGCTTATGACATTTTAGGGCCGCTCATGGACATCCTACAGGAAAGGGCGCCAAAAGGGCCGCTTAATGAACCTGGTTTGGTGAGAAAGCTGGATGATGACTATTTCAAGCGTGTGGAAGCCATTGAATTTGCTGTAAAGTATGATGATGGACGTGACCCTCGGGGCATTTTACGTGCAGATATCGTCCTTGTGGGTGTTTCGCGCACTTCCAAAACGCCATTATCACAGTATTTAGCCCACAAACGCTATAAAGTGGCGAACGTACCTTTAGTGCCTGAAGTGGAGCCTCCAGAAGAGCTGTTCCTGGTGCCTCCTGAAAAATGCATTGGTTTAAAGATCAGCCCGGAAAAGCTGAACCATATTCGTAAAGAACGTTTAAAGTCACTTGGGCTCAATGATCATGCCATTTACGCAAATGTGGAGCGCATAAAAGAAGAATTGACATACTTTGATACAATCATATCAAGGTTGAACTGTCCTATCATTGATGTAACCAATAAAGCTGTTGAAGAAACAGCCAATTTGATAATCAATATCCTTCAAAATAAAAACCGTTGA
- a CDS encoding YaiI/YqxD family protein → MNNKPTIHVDADACPVKDEILHCASLHDVEVCFVASYKNMMNNPEGKWVYVDADKEAADLYIVNSVKKGDIVVTADIGLAGTLLPKNVYVLSPRGKEYTDENIFMLLDMRYQSAKLRRQGKHTKGPKAFTKEDRACFTNKLMKTLSNFAGN, encoded by the coding sequence ATGAATAATAAACCTACGATACACGTCGATGCCGATGCATGCCCGGTGAAAGACGAAATCCTTCATTGTGCAAGCTTGCACGATGTTGAAGTCTGTTTTGTTGCATCATATAAAAATATGATGAATAACCCTGAAGGTAAATGGGTTTATGTCGATGCAGACAAAGAAGCGGCAGATCTTTATATAGTGAACTCAGTAAAAAAGGGTGATATTGTCGTTACTGCAGATATTGGTTTGGCTGGGACCCTGCTTCCTAAAAACGTTTATGTCCTTTCGCCAAGGGGAAAAGAATACACGGACGAGAATATTTTCATGCTCTTGGATATGCGTTATCAGTCGGCGAAGCTCCGCAGGCAGGGTAAGCATACGAAAGGGCCGAAAGCATTCACAAAGGAAGATCGTGCATGTTTTACAAATAAACTTATGAAAACATTGTCGAACTTTGCAGGGAATTAG